A window of Garra rufa chromosome 16, GarRuf1.0, whole genome shotgun sequence contains these coding sequences:
- the slbp gene encoding histone RNA hairpin-binding protein, whose amino-acid sequence MSAHQKYKYENDYKPDENRNKGASRWSHCRKRGADGSLRKSHSVEEPGKCSQSSRRPESFTTPESEGPVSRVKNWGDEVEAEEIRSNVRRDMHRYRRRILEADVPQRERKISSGSSDSRDSKDSKESPAKGDIETDETTLIRRQKQINYGKNTLAYDRYIKEVPKHMRQPGVHPKTPNKFKKYSRRSWDQQIKLWRVKLHAWDPPAEEGSDLQQIEEIDLGEIMDFELDVECSSNTESHCPTSSGGSLSLAEDSFTGTPKKMMKLEDAEMS is encoded by the exons ATGTCTGCCCATCAAAAATACAaatacgaaaacgattacaaacCTGATGAAAACAG GAACAAAGGCGCTTCAAGATGGTCCCATTGTAGGAAACGCGGTGCAGATGGTAGTCTGAGGAAATCTCACTCGGTTGAAGAGCCTGGCAAATGCTCACAGAGCTCACGCAGACCAGAAAG tttTACAACCCCAGAGAGTGAGGGACCTGTGTCCAGAGTAAAAAACTGGGGAGATGAAGTAGAGGCAGAGGAAATTCGTTCAAATGTCAGACGTGATATGCATCG ATACAGAAGAAGGATTCTTGAAGCAGATGTTCCTCAAAGAGAGAGAAAAATCTCTTCTGGAAG TTCAGACTCCAGAGACTCTAAAGATTCCAAAGAGTCTCCTGCTAAAGGTGACATTGAGACGGACGAGACCACACTCATAAgaagacaaaaacaaataaattatggGAAAAACACTCTTGCATATGACAGATACATTAAAGAAGTTCCCAA GCATATGAGACAACCCGGTGTTCATCCAAAGACTCCAAACAAATTCAAGAAGTACAGCCGACGTTCCTGGGACCAGCAGATTAAACTGTGGCGGGTCAAACTTCATGCATGGGATCCTCCTGCTGAAGAGGGAAGCGACCTGCAGCAGAT AGAAGAGATTGACCTTGGTGAAATAATGGACTTCGAGTTGGATGTGGAGTGTTCATCGAATACTGAATCCCATTGTCCAACATCCAGTGGAGGATCGCTGTCTTTGGCAGAG GACTCATTTACAGGAACCCCTAAAAAGATGATGAAACTTGAGGATGCTGAAATGTCATGA
- the ccdc142 gene encoding uncharacterized protein ccdc142, protein MEQKDKDGSWDSESESITSGSSRNIQHLGQTLQSLSSQCHTLCDPASEDGLFGSVMGHYSSEQDDFYHHPQAAAFSQHYCQLQHLMGHRAQLLFLHEYSRHTHVATCFVVQLHSVLEKTHLLLADRGQVAEQPNSTWNLNLRDLCREMQVHVNHWNLLWAKARSDVHLRCVLFSRVKVLASMRQTLHLLGLQALWLMEQCIHTAFSALAAAQIDRVPRDALVDLLCAVELYNQVVEDKWIQGKTFAWCSQLMFSSYWPQLGSVLLQNRTGPKTFSAEQLMKILAQSQAQKAAEQLYTWSSQQSSLLHMAKNPNKLKCHFIHSNLNSCLSSSPTINIHTVQLEPQAAVDEVPQKPIHSLWSSNLPFSLFISRDRECLDTLFQVLVTSTNLLAPLIPKKHLLDRAADLKDSVVICSGPSEGEERLLNRPRITSRTHNVAAMNLRKSDAYMKLFSHYKKLLWTEFGKAAVRQFHYRLYNSTLGSINQWNDEMVLCLITWFKHSYIEDLIPQECKGNLSNFCSYILSAAAFTRWDERMCLSLGSGLKEKCVPGLKQERSAVRTTTMDLILQLFPPLHIVLQLLQCPDVESVDSGSKSLKKNHLGLLCRSVATVQSSTVWVMSKAYQFLASWSLTKFLLVTQGDLKDLKDSVDGLVHLTQAAGRDSVHPLIIQQTASLSKALTDLQAFSDLVLRTFSIDCKKMSVEIFEQTMPSAKHWRINHKTELPSNPSDYAASAAQSVIGQVLEGVQPLPDDARIPALTEAMTAFMEAWMEHILKQKIKFSIQGALQLKQDFDLIREFIRSEEYSLSEELHQKLLSLRVFHQVDNAIVCLLQQPMAKPYLPSRSWEPFRHCCPSNAQVMDQAAGSLNNLESMDIQAACQQALTQAERSVTPELLTATPPESYLVMAQQEWLDLRIHSASRWKLPVLRCFTKSEP, encoded by the exons ATGGAGCAGAAGGACAAAGATGGAAGCTGGGACTCTGAGAGTGAGAGCATCACTTCCGGTTCCTCCAGAAATATTCAACACCTTGGGCAAACTTTACAGAGCCTCAGCTCTCAATGCCACACACTCTGTGATCCTGCATCAGAAGACGGGCTGTTTGGCTCTGTCATGGGTCATTATTCCTCTGAGCAAGATGATTTTTACCACCACCCTCAGGCTGCAGCCTTCAGCCAGCATTACTGTCAGCTACAACACCTAATGGGTCACAGAGCTCAGCTGCTCTTCCTCCATGAGTATAGTCGTCACACACATGTGGCCACCTGTTTTGTGGTGCAACTGCACTCAGTGTTGGAGAAGACGCATCTCCTTTTGGCTGACAGGGGGCAAGTAGCTGAGCAGCCCAACTCCACATGGAACCTCAACCTTAGAGATTTGTGCCGGGAAATGCAGGTGCACGTCAACCACTGGAATCTTCTCTGGGCCAAAGCTCGATCTGATGTCCATCTCCGCTGTGTTCTTTTCAGCCGTGTGAAGGTCCTTGCTTCCATGCGACAAACTCTACACTTGCTAGGCTTACAGGCCTTGTGGTTGATGGAGCAGTGCATTCACACTGCATTTTCTGCTTTGGCTGCTGCCCAGATAGACCGTGTGCCCAGAGATGCCTTAGTGGACCTGCTGTGTGCGGTTGAGCTGTACAACCAGGTCGTGGAAGACAAGTGGATCCAGGGTAAAACATTTGCCTGGTGCTCACAGCTCATGTTCAGCTCATACTGGCCCCAGCTGGGATCTGTTTTGCTTCAAAACAGAACTGGTCCTAAAACATTCTCAGCTGAGCAGTTGATGAAGATTCTGGCCCAGAGTCAAGCTCAGAAAGCAGCTGAACAACTTTACACGTGGTCTTCCCAGCAGAGTAGCCTCCTCCATATGGCAAAAAACCCCAATAAACTTAAGTGTCACTTTATACACTCTAATCTAAATAGTTGCCTTTCATCATCACCCACAATAAACATACATACAGTACAACTTGAACCTCAAGCTGCTGTTGATGAGGTGCCCCAAAAGCCCATTCACAGTCTCTGGTCCTCAAATCTTCCATTCTCTTTGTTTATCTCTCGAGACAGAGAGTGTCTCGATACACTCTTTCAAGTCCTGGTGACCTCAACAAATCTCTTAGCTCCACTTATTCCCAAAAAACATCTGTTAGACAGGGCAGCTGATTTGAAGGACTCTGTGGTGATTTGTAGTGGGCCCAGTGAAGGAGAAGAGAGACTGCTAAACAGACCCAGAATTACCTCCAGGACCCACAACGTGGCCGCGATGAATCTCAGGAAGTCTGATGCATACATGAAGCTCTTCTCTCATTATAAGAAGCTGCTGTGGACGGAATTTGGTAAAGCAGCTGTAAGACAATTTCATTATCGGCTATACAACAGCACTCTGGGAAGTATCAACCAGTGGAATGATGAAATGGTGCTTTGTTTGATCACATGGTTCAAACATTCGTATATTGAAG ACCTCATTCCACAAGAATGTAAAGGAAATTTGAGCAATTTCTGCTCTTATATTTTATCCGCTGCTGCCTTTACACGGTGGGATGAAA GGATGTGTTTGTCACTGGGCTCAGGGCTAAAAGAGAAGTGTGTCCCTGGATTGAAGCAGGAAAGATCTGCAGTGAGGACCACCACCATGGATCTCATCCTCCAGCTATTCCCACCCCTGCATATAGTTCTTCAGCTACTGCAATGCCCAGATGTAGAATCAG TTGACAGTGGATCCAAGAGCCTTAAGAAAAATCATCTAGGACTGCTGTGTAGGTCTGTTGCAACTGTCCAGTCCTCTACTGTCTGGGTTATGAGTAAAGCCTACCAGTTTCTGGCCTCCTGGTCCCTTACTAAGTTCCTGCTGGTCACACAAGGAGATCTTAAG GATCTCAAGGACTCAGTGGATGGCCTGGTCCATCTCACTCAAGCCGCCGGCAGAGATTCAGTTCACCCTCTGATAATTCAGCAGACAGCCTCACTCTCTAAGGCACTTACAGATCTACAA GCTTTCTCTGATCTTGTGCTGAGGACCTTTTCTATAGACTGTAAGAAAATGTCTGTGGAGATCTTTGAGCAAACCATGCCATCAGCAAAGCACTGGAGGATCAATCACAAAACCG AGCTGCCCAGCAATCCAAGTGATTATGCAGCCTCTGCTGCTCAGAGTGTGATTGGTCAGGTGCTGGAGGGTGTTCAGCCTTTGCCTGATGATGCTCGTATTCCTGCTCTAACTGAGGCTATGACGGCTTTCATGGAGGCTTGGATGGAGCACATTCTCAAACAGAAGATCAAGTTTAG TATTCAGGGAGCTCTCCAGCTGAAGCAGGACTTCGATTTGATTAGAGAATTCATTCGTTCAGAGGAATACAGCCTCTCAGAGGAGCTGCACCAGAAACTGCTGTCATTACGTGTTTTTCATCAGGTGGATAATGCAATCGTGTGCCTACTTCAGCAGCCTATGGCCAAACCTTACCTGCCCTCTCGCAGCTGGGAGCCTTTCAGACACTGCT